In uncultured Methanobacterium sp., a genomic segment contains:
- the larC gene encoding nickel pincer cofactor biosynthesis protein LarC, with amino-acid sequence MALIIDPQQAGISGNMVIGALINLGANIKTVKEIMEYYGSYFGEISVNIEEVNKSGISATFVNVKCSDHKSIAYYSLLVTLDKIEHEKITPPILNFAKKVFQTLAIAESHVHGVDMDKIHFHEVGAADAVADVIGASYAFHELGLSHQKVYGLPPALGGGRIKSDHGNLTVPAPATLEILKNIPAMGGPVNHELTTPTGAALLVNMVDEFSEFYPLITNKKIAYGAGSHNLDYPNVLRLIVGTSPIPTDKISILETNLDDVTGEVLGHTVDRLMEEGALDVTIIPTIAKKNRPAHLLRVISKSSMNSVIAETIIRETGTLGVRTIPYVHRNIVSREIIPVEVDFNGQPKTVRIKVAKIGEEIVNVTVEYEDARKVSEEIQMPIKDVIRFINQKINF; translated from the coding sequence ATGGCATTAATTATTGATCCACAACAGGCAGGGATATCTGGAAACATGGTAATAGGGGCCCTGATAAATTTAGGGGCAAATATAAAAACAGTTAAAGAAATCATGGAGTATTATGGTTCCTATTTTGGAGAAATAAGTGTTAACATTGAAGAAGTTAATAAATCCGGTATTTCTGCAACTTTTGTCAATGTTAAATGTTCTGATCATAAGTCCATAGCTTACTACAGTTTACTGGTAACTTTAGATAAAATTGAACATGAAAAAATCACTCCCCCTATACTAAACTTTGCCAAAAAAGTTTTCCAAACACTGGCAATAGCTGAATCCCATGTTCATGGGGTGGATATGGATAAGATACATTTCCATGAAGTAGGAGCGGCTGATGCTGTGGCAGATGTAATCGGTGCCTCTTATGCCTTCCATGAGTTAGGATTATCTCATCAAAAGGTTTATGGACTTCCACCCGCCCTGGGAGGTGGTAGGATAAAGAGTGATCACGGAAATCTAACTGTTCCTGCCCCAGCAACCCTTGAAATTCTTAAAAATATTCCTGCTATGGGTGGACCTGTAAATCATGAACTCACCACACCAACTGGAGCAGCGTTACTGGTGAACATGGTGGATGAATTTTCAGAGTTTTATCCCTTAATAACCAACAAGAAGATTGCATATGGGGCTGGAAGCCATAATTTGGACTATCCTAATGTTTTAAGGCTAATTGTTGGTACATCTCCCATACCTACAGATAAAATATCGATTTTAGAGACAAATCTGGATGATGTTACTGGGGAAGTGTTAGGCCATACTGTGGACAGGCTTATGGAGGAAGGTGCACTTGATGTGACCATAATCCCCACTATTGCCAAGAAAAACAGGCCAGCTCATCTTTTAAGAGTGATAAGTAAATCCAGTATGAATTCTGTTATTGCAGAGACTATAATCAGGGAAACAGGTACTCTTGGTGTTAGAACAATTCCCTATGTACACCGGAACATTGTAAGCCGTGAGATAATTCCAGTTGAGGTTGACTTTAATGGCCAGCCAAAGACAGTGCGGATTAAAGTTGCTAAGATCGGTGAGGAAATAGTAAACGTCACGGTTGAATACGAAGATGCCCGAAAGGTTTCAGAAGAAATTCAAATGCCTATAAAAGATGTTATAAGATTTATAAATCAAAAAATTAATTTTTAA
- a CDS encoding Hsp20/alpha crystallin family protein, translating into MKKKHTILDKKGFVEKMMEDTARAIDSISKDIGKSVVDYTFVPGKDILETDDSVIVHVDLPGIKKEDIDLDVTETRVRIKANFDITQEINRGNHMTLHDRKSGVIKRTVRLPKKVIPQEAEAEYENGVLKVEIPKQEKTESFKVEIK; encoded by the coding sequence ATGAAGAAAAAACATACTATATTGGATAAGAAAGGATTTGTTGAGAAGATGATGGAAGATACTGCCAGAGCTATTGACAGTATCAGCAAAGACATCGGAAAATCCGTTGTTGATTACACCTTCGTCCCTGGAAAAGATATTCTGGAAACAGATGATAGTGTAATTGTTCACGTGGACCTACCCGGTATCAAAAAAGAAGACATCGATCTGGATGTTACTGAAACCAGGGTTAGAATTAAGGCCAATTTTGATATAACACAGGAAATCAATCGTGGAAACCATATGACTCTCCATGACCGAAAATCAGGAGTTATAAAAAGAACAGTCAGACTCCCAAAAAAGGTCATTCCCCAGGAAGCTGAAGCAGAATACGAAAATGGTGTTTTAAAGGTTGAAATCCCAAAACAGGAAAAAACTGAGAGTTTCAAGGTTGAGATTAAATAG
- the queC gene encoding 7-cyano-7-deazaguanine synthase QueC yields the protein MEKSKKAVSVLSGGLDSTVATALFAKDYNVHAITFDYGQRSANMEIKASKAICEKLGMEHTVIELPWLAQLGGSALTSSEEEVPQLGMDELDDKEICDETARKVWVPGRNVVFSSIALSFAEAEGAEKIIVGWDFEEAATFPDNSREFLDAFNNLLKIGSLDDIQIEAPLIQMDKKEIVKVGDDIRAPLDISYSCYMGDEYHCGVCESCMRRKRAFELTGVEDKTEYKE from the coding sequence ATGGAAAAGTCAAAGAAAGCAGTATCTGTCCTCTCCGGAGGCTTGGACTCAACAGTTGCCACGGCACTGTTTGCTAAAGATTACAATGTGCATGCGATAACCTTTGATTACGGTCAAAGAAGTGCAAATATGGAAATTAAAGCTTCAAAGGCAATATGTGAAAAATTAGGTATGGAGCACACTGTTATTGAACTGCCCTGGCTGGCACAACTCGGGGGATCAGCATTGACCAGTTCAGAAGAGGAGGTTCCACAGCTTGGAATGGATGAACTGGATGATAAAGAAATTTGTGATGAAACTGCCCGGAAGGTGTGGGTCCCTGGTAGGAACGTTGTTTTTTCATCCATTGCATTATCATTTGCCGAGGCAGAAGGTGCAGAGAAGATAATTGTTGGCTGGGATTTTGAAGAAGCCGCCACATTCCCTGATAATTCCCGGGAATTCCTGGATGCTTTCAACAACCTCCTGAAAATTGGTTCTCTGGATGATATTCAGATAGAAGCACCCTTGATCCAGATGGATAAAAAAGAAATTGTAAAAGTGGGTGATGATATCCGTGCACCACTAGATATTAGTTATTCCTGTTACATGGGTGATGAATATCATTGTGGTGTCTGTGAATCTTGCATGCGACGTAAAAGGGCTTTTGAATTGACTGGTGTTGAAGATAAAACAGAATATAAAGAGTAG
- a CDS encoding MJ1244 family protein → MLKVHLRVFVEVENLGKAMNALADAGITGFYILEYKGMSPQDWKGFSIKEDPKSAIGLIKDYATDAVLVCSVVDEEKTDKIVESVMQALEGEKFTILEVPIRRIIVSSQGPEKERAETWLLEKEVPCFYCGENSVQRIRIDMNKAKIWCTNCGAARYYLIKGVEKEGS, encoded by the coding sequence ATGTTGAAAGTTCATCTTAGAGTCTTTGTAGAGGTAGAAAACCTTGGAAAAGCTATGAATGCCCTTGCTGATGCTGGAATCACTGGATTCTATATCTTGGAGTACAAAGGTATGTCTCCTCAGGACTGGAAAGGGTTCTCAATTAAAGAAGACCCAAAATCGGCTATTGGGCTTATCAAGGACTACGCCACTGATGCAGTGTTGGTCTGCAGCGTAGTGGACGAAGAAAAAACAGATAAAATAGTAGAATCTGTAATGCAGGCACTGGAGGGTGAAAAATTCACTATTCTGGAAGTTCCTATCCGTAGGATTATTGTCAGCAGCCAGGGCCCTGAAAAAGAAAGGGCTGAGACATGGTTACTGGAGAAAGAAGTACCCTGTTTTTATTGTGGTGAAAATTCAGTTCAAAGGATAAGAATTGACATGAACAAGGCTAAAATATGGTGTACCAATTGTGGTGCAGCCCGTTACTATCTTATAAAAGGCGTGGAAAAGGAGGGAAGCTGA